The Aureimonas mangrovi genome includes a region encoding these proteins:
- a CDS encoding SPW repeat protein — protein MDPYVVFDCQKVLPNRFALTLAAAARSRALGRGVEPRLDKSDAGAREVALYEIAAGMFAPSELAAFLADRAEGHLFRLPIPFPGFAAARARLLPPHPPSPRGRRSIADAAQPTRRNGTMLNSQSSDKRAVLDSVNVVAGLGLLLSPWYLGYAAETYAAWNAWVGGAAITLIAIAALFAFHEVEEWANLGLGLWTVIAPWALGFQAVAAPMWAHVIAGLAVVIIAATSLWFTTNRPLSTA, from the coding sequence ATGGATCCGTATGTCGTCTTTGATTGCCAGAAGGTTCTGCCCAACCGGTTTGCGCTGACGCTTGCCGCTGCCGCACGCAGCCGGGCGCTCGGTCGCGGTGTCGAGCCGAGGCTCGACAAGAGCGATGCCGGCGCGAGGGAGGTGGCGCTGTATGAGATCGCAGCGGGCATGTTCGCGCCTAGCGAGCTCGCAGCGTTTCTGGCGGACAGGGCGGAAGGCCATCTCTTCCGCCTGCCGATTCCGTTCCCCGGCTTTGCGGCGGCTCGAGCGAGGCTGTTGCCGCCGCATCCGCCTTCCCCTCGCGGGAGACGGTCCATTGCTGACGCAGCCCAACCGACAAGGAGGAACGGAACGATGCTGAACTCTCAGTCTTCCGATAAGCGGGCCGTGCTCGACAGCGTGAATGTGGTCGCCGGTCTCGGTCTTTTGCTGTCGCCCTGGTATCTTGGATACGCGGCCGAAACCTATGCTGCGTGGAATGCCTGGGTCGGCGGGGCCGCCATTACCCTGATCGCGATTGCTGCACTCTTCGCGTTCCATGAGGTCGAGGAATGGGCCAATCTCGGGCTTGGCCTCTGGACGGTGATCGCACCGTGGGCCCTCGGTTTCCAGGCCGTCGCCGCCCCGATGTGGGCCCATGTGATCGCCGGCCTCGCGGTCGTCATCATCGCAGCGACCAGCCTGTGGTTCACGACGAACCGTCCACTCTCGACAGCATGA
- a CDS encoding DegQ family serine endoprotease produces the protein MFRKIPALRPAVIALCAAFALAGGLPFAAVGQTVPGIAGELPTLAPVLERVTPAVVNISVVSQTPGTSNPLYNDPYFRRFFDLPDASPPRQRMSAGSGVIVDAAEGHVLTNHHVVANAREITVTLKDGRSMSAELVGSDQATDIALLKIEGSNLAALEIGDSNRLKVGDYVVAIGNPFGLGQTVTSGIVSALGRSGMSNDGYEDFIQTDASINPGNSGGALVTLDGRLIGINTAILTPAGGNIGIGFAVPSNMAVSVMNQLIEHGEVQRGRLGIGIQDLTPDLAEALGLGEIRGAVIGNIEPGSPAEEAGLQVGDVVTAVDGHPVRSATDLRNRIGLTPAGSVVGLTIRRGDAEETIDVTIAGDPGASADLSATPLDGARMRNASPGEAQQAGAAGIVVESILPGSPAARNGLRQGDMIVTVNRSPVSSLAELRRAIAGQRPALALEIIRNGARLLLVVR, from the coding sequence ATGTTCAGGAAGATCCCAGCCCTGCGCCCCGCCGTCATCGCGTTGTGTGCAGCTTTTGCTTTGGCGGGAGGGCTGCCGTTCGCCGCTGTGGGGCAGACCGTGCCGGGTATCGCGGGAGAGCTTCCCACCCTTGCCCCCGTGCTGGAACGGGTCACGCCCGCCGTGGTCAACATCTCGGTCGTTTCGCAAACGCCCGGCACGTCCAATCCGCTCTACAACGACCCGTACTTCCGACGCTTCTTCGACCTTCCCGACGCGTCCCCGCCGCGGCAGCGCATGAGCGCCGGTTCCGGCGTGATCGTCGATGCGGCCGAAGGCCACGTGCTCACCAACCATCACGTGGTGGCGAACGCGCGCGAGATCACCGTCACGCTGAAGGATGGGCGCAGTATGAGCGCCGAACTCGTCGGCTCGGACCAGGCAACGGACATCGCCCTTCTGAAGATCGAAGGCAGCAATCTCGCTGCGCTGGAGATCGGCGATTCGAACCGCCTCAAGGTCGGCGACTACGTGGTCGCCATCGGCAATCCGTTCGGCCTTGGGCAGACGGTGACCTCCGGTATTGTCAGCGCGCTCGGCCGCAGCGGCATGAGCAATGACGGCTACGAGGATTTCATCCAGACGGACGCTTCCATCAACCCGGGAAATTCCGGTGGTGCGCTGGTCACGCTGGATGGCAGGCTCATCGGCATCAACACGGCGATCCTCACACCCGCCGGAGGCAATATCGGCATCGGCTTCGCGGTGCCGAGCAACATGGCGGTGTCCGTCATGAACCAGTTGATCGAGCACGGCGAGGTCCAGCGCGGCAGGCTGGGTATCGGCATCCAGGATCTGACGCCGGACCTGGCAGAGGCGCTCGGGCTCGGGGAGATCCGCGGAGCGGTGATCGGCAATATCGAACCCGGCTCGCCGGCCGAAGAAGCCGGACTGCAAGTGGGTGATGTGGTCACCGCCGTCGACGGACATCCCGTGCGGAGCGCAACGGATCTGCGAAACCGCATCGGCCTCACGCCTGCGGGCAGCGTTGTCGGCCTGACGATCCGGCGCGGCGATGCCGAGGAGACCATCGACGTCACCATTGCTGGAGATCCCGGCGCGTCCGCCGACCTGTCCGCCACGCCGCTGGATGGGGCCCGGATGAGGAATGCTTCACCCGGCGAGGCGCAGCAGGCCGGCGCTGCGGGCATCGTGGTTGAAAGCATCCTGCCCGGCAGCCCGGCGGCGCGAAACGGCCTCCGACAGGGCGACATGATCGTGACGGTGAACCGGTCACCGGTCTCGTCGCTGGCCGAACTGCGACGCGCGATCGCGGGCCAGAGGCCCGCACTGGCGCTGGAGATCATCCGCAACGGCGCCCGGCTTCTGCTGGTCGTGCGATAA